Part of the Peromyscus maniculatus bairdii isolate BWxNUB_F1_BW_parent chromosome 23, HU_Pman_BW_mat_3.1, whole genome shotgun sequence genome is shown below.
cacacacacacacacacacacacacacattttaaaagaatatatcaaaTAAGGTTTATTGGGCCCTGATCCCCATtctttgggtagctgttgccttgcttgctgaccttgatcagatgacctccctatgctaattccctgccagtttccttcctcctgaagagCTCaaggaggttccttgtttgtgtatcctgcatatttggtgtaaacagctaggatgcaaTTATGTAAAACTTCTGTAGTGAACTTCtaccctctggggttctcccattgtgctgtaagcctgtatttaaggcctcttcccttcttcaataaacggcattggCATTCTGCTGAGACGAATGTCCTGCtgtcttgtctctatttttaatactCAGCCCATCcctcggacatggtgaatgggtggtacCACAGGCACTACAAAGGTTGAGTTATAATAGCATAACAGTTATCTGAAAGCCCAAGATTCTGGTAACTTGAGGCTGGCTACCTCAGCCGATATAGTTGTCCCACAGTGACTGTCTCCCATTTGGAGAGACCCACAACCCAGTTGTTGCTCAGTGCATGAATCTGGACCTCAGCAGCATCAGCTGTGCCCTGTGCATTCTCAGGACATACACATTCTAATAAGTGGTTTCTAACCATGTGTGCTCTACTGTGTGGGGATGTTTTGGTACTATCCCTATCGGGCCTTGCCCATCCTGTAGGCTTGACTTCTCCAGAAAGAGCTCCGGTTCTATTTTAGAAGAGTCACATAAAGTCTTTTTATCAAGTATTAAGATAAAGGGAGGTGATGTGATGCTACCTGTGTGTTCAGTACTGGGCAAGACACTTACCACAGAGTTACAgcccctagcactcaggaggcaaaggcaggcagatctctgagttccaggccaccctggtctacagattgagttccaggacagccagagtgttacacagagaaaccctgtctcaaaaaaacaaaaaaacaaaacaaaacaaaaaaaaaaaacttatgttgTATACTGAGGACAGTAATAGATTTGACTGTTTGGCTTTGGACCTGTACCCTTCCAAGTCTGCACACTTAGGGAAAGCCATGCTGAAGGTGTAATAGTGAGGAGCAGATTGCTTTGGAAACCTTGGCCTAATGTGTTTACCAGTTCATGCCCTATGTAGATAGGCGATATCATAGAAGCCAGTAGGGCTGAATTGTCAGGAAGGCAGGTCTTCAGGGGAGAGAAGTGATAACCAAAGCCACTGAGACAGAAATCCCTGAATTATAGATCTGTTAGCCAtgtgttttatttacttgttttatgtgTCCAAGTGTTTTGcctaatgtgtgtctgtgtgccatgtgcatgcttggtgcccatcaAGTCCAGAATaatgcccctggaactggagttacaggcagttatgagccactaggaactgaacctggatcttctgcaagagcagccagtgctcttagccactgaaccatctccagcaCCCCCCCATTAGCTATATTGTAATTGAGATTTAATTATTCTTGTCTTTTACATTTGATGTAACAGTGATTTAACTAATGTTAGTGTGATGgtgtataaacacacatgcaggcaacactttgtacacataaaataaatttttctttttcctttttttttaagaaaaacagaaagaccaGGAGCAGAATGCCATCCTGGATGCCCAGGTGGGTCTGAGCATGCTCCTGAAGCCAGGGGTGCATGAGGGAGCAAGGATCAGGGTGTCACCTCTTGCATTCTGTCCACTCTGCTTAGGCTCCTGATGTTAGTATAGACTGCGTGTGGACACCCGTGTCTGCCACAAGGTGTGCAGAATCCTTGGCACCTGCCAGCTGATGGTAGGAATGTCAGCTGCCATCCCACCCTGGTGCCTAGCACAGCAACAGTATCCCATCAAGGGCAGATCAGAGGGGATTTTGTTACCTGGATGAGATGGCTAAGTCAGCCTccaaccttgtgacttttctgtGGCCAGGAAACCTGAGGCTGGAGGCTGCCAGCACCCTGTTGGCTGCATTCTCAATCTGCTAAGGAATGCTGGGGCAATTTTCCAAAGCTAAGCACATGGCTTCCATGACGATACCCTTAACACAAATGCCAGTGTAACCATTCccatctcctgagtgccaggattaaagtcACGTGTTACTTCCACTTGGCAAGAGCCTCCAAAACATTCATAAACTTGTATTCAGATTGTTAGCTCAGCCTACAGAGCAAATTAGAGTGTTTGATGATTGGGTGTCTTTCAGGGATTTGAAACCTATGGGTCTCAAATTGAATATTCCCAATTCATAAGTGCTTGCATATATGAATATCTGACAATTTTCTCTCAACTTTCATAAAATCTAGTGAAATTATACAGAAACTTGCTGGAGTTGAGTGACCTCATTATAGAATCTTATTTCtgaaaaagttttatttgtatttcataattgttttcttggagtttttttttttttgttgttgttcttttttttttgagacaagatttctctgtattttggctgtcatggaactcactctatagaccaggctggcctcaaacccacagagatacacctacctctgcttcctgagtgctgggattaaaggggtgtgccacagCCTGACTGGGAAAGTAATTCTGTTGGTAGGGTTCTTGCCTAGTAAAAAAACGATGCCCcgggttctagtcccagcactgcacagaacctcacatggtggtacatgtctgtactTTAGAACATGAGAACCGGAGCCAGGAGGATCAGTAGGTGCTGCCGTGACATTAGTTCACTTTCCCACATTCTTAAACTTTGCTGAACACTGACACCTTGTCCTACCTAGCTCATTAGGTCAGAACAGGTGAGaaccagcatctttttttttttctgtgtagcttgaactcaggatctacctgcctctccttcctgagtgccaCAATTACAAACTACCTACCCAGCTACAATCATGTGAAGCATAGTGAAGGTTAACAAGTCATTTTCTAAGCCTGACATGATGCTTGTAACCCTGACACTCAGGAGGTTGAAGTGGGAAGGTAGAGAATTCAAGGCTGACCTGGACTAGGGAGTAAGACCCCATGTCAACAAAACCATTTACAAGTCGTGGTTTCTCAACGAGGGTGGTACTGATTCAGAGGGGAAAACTGTCAGGGAAAGGGTGGGTGGTGTCCTGTATCCTGTGCCTTGTTACACTGTGGCAGGCTTAGCAGCATCCCTGGATTCACAGGTTGACAGAGGTAGTTTCTTCCCAAGGcaagccagccaaaatgcctCCAGACATTGCCTACTGTCCTCTCAGCTGCAGATCAGCCCCTGATAGAGACTGccttgaggaagagggaggggattaTCTCCTGGGAATAGGTGAGCAGGCTTGGAGGGGCCTCTTCCTGAGAGGAAGGGACCCATTGGGATATCCCCACAGCCCATTTCTCTGCCCACATCTCTGAAAAGGTTCCAATGTTAAAAGGGGATATCAGTGCAAGACCTGCTCCATGCCATGAATAAATTGTATTCTAGGACCTGGGTGGGACATGGACCAGGGATGGCCTGCCATAACTGAGTCAGTGTCCTTGTCCTGCCCATCCCAAGAAGCACCACTACAGGGAGATCCCAACTGAGGTACACCAGGCTCTGGGCCAATTCCCTGCTGGCTACATCCATTACTTCACACACTGCTTCCCGAGGCTGCTGCTACACACTCACCATGCCATGAGGGCCTGTGCTttgagagcttcttcctgccctaCTAGTCACCAGCTTTGGATGCTAGGAAGTCCTGCCAGATGTCAAAGAGCTGAGACAACCAGGTGCCCCAAAGGTGGACCAAGGAGTTAAGCCTGTGGCTCAACCTTGTCTAGGGAGCATCAAAATATTGGACAGCATCAAAATATTGGACAGCAGTTTAGCAGCCTGAGGCTGTTGGAACAGAGAAATACTCTGGGTTCAGAGTactcacaaaaacacaggatAAGAAAAGATATGCACATGTATTGGATAAATATAAAGCCAAGGAAACAACATTCTCAAATTCAATGGAAATATATCTATACAAGTTATACTGTAGGCTGAGGGCAGGGGAAGAGTTTGTAAACTCAAGTTATATCcaaacatataaaaaaataacttacaCAGTAACCCCTTCCCCAACCAGCCCCATGTACAGAGGCCAGTGCAGTACAGTGCATGTACAGCAGTCCTGGAATCCCAGCAATgcagtcccaggcagagcttgCAGAGTAAAGGGGCACCAGCCCAAAGGACAGAGGCCTAGGAGTCGTCCTCGAGTCTGTTGCAGGTAGACTCTCAGCAGCCTGTCTACCATGGTGTGGGCAGGGCATAGCTGTCTACCCAGGTCCTGGCAGCAGCCATATTCCTCCAGAAGGCTCAGGCAGTATGTGTGGAAGTCTCGGTTCTTGTTGATGGAGGTCACAGCTGCCATCAGGGGACACAGGATAAGTTTGGTGTGGTccttggagggaagaagggagtgagTGAAGAGTTCAGCTGTTGCCCGAGGTTGAGGCAAAGGGGAGGAAGACCCCCCACCTGGTGTAAGGACAGCACTTCCACCCCACCCAGCCACCTCAAGTACAGGCCCCTGCACACCTGGAAGAAATCAATCTGTATAGTGCCATTGCTGAGGTGCAGGACGATGGCGTGGCTTGTGCGGAGTAATTTTCAGTAGGGCACCTGGCCAGCTCATCACCTTCCTGGGGTGTGGTGTTGGCCCCTGCCTTCTGCAGGTGTTCACTCATGTAACTTCGGAAATGCTGGAGGAGCGTGAACTGGTTGGAAAGTTGGGGAAGAGATTTCATAATCAGGGCCTGACCCTGAGGCAGCCCCCATACCCTGCCACACCATGTCTCAGCAGCCAGTTCCCACCTTCTTCATCAAGGAGTTAGGGTGGGAGCTCATTGTTTGTGAGACTCCATACCATCATGGACTATGTACTGGAGGCTGTCGCCATCATTGTAGTGGACGAGGCATGCTGAGTCATTAAAGAGTGCCCCTGTACTGTTGTCACAGAGCTGACACCCTAATGGCAGGGGGAGGGCTGTCTTagaaaggcaggaggaggtggacaaaggctgggaagagctcagtagtagagcgcttgcATGCATAAGTTAGTAACATAGACACACAATTACAGACATCACTCAGTCGTTCACTCAAAAGCTACCATGGCCACACCATCCCCTGCCCATCCCACATTCTGGAGACACCTACCAAGTCCATACTTCATTGATTGGTCTACCCACTGGCTGACCCAATAGATGGGGATGCATGCAGGATCCTCAGCCTCTTCTGGGATAGAAACATAGCACTGATTAGGCCAgccccttcttctgtcttctcagatagccctccccagagctgggggtggCACCCCATGAAGCCTGGGGAGTGCTCTGAAAGCACAAACCCAAACACCCAAATGGAAAAATGCATCCCATGACATCAAGTCCCAATTCGTTCAGTGGGCCCCTTTACTGTGTCCCAGGAACTGTGGTAGGTGTGGATAAGAAAAGAAACCCGAGGCTTCTGGAAGGACCCACGTACCACCCACAGGGATGAAGAGTGATCAAAGTCTCTCAGCTGCTCTGTCATTAACATCGGGGCTGGTGGAAAGCCTAGTGCCCCAGATTAAAGTGGTGAAGAAACTGAGCAGACCCAACCGTTCCTGCAATGCCAGGACCAACTCAGTGCACACGAGTCCCAACTGCAAATACATGAATGTTTTGGGAAGAAACGTTAGGGAGAGTTAAGTCAGGTTAGGAAGTGCTGGCAGTGGGGGTCAGGGTGGTAACAGTGGGCACAAAAGCCCTAAGGCTGGAGCTGACCTGAGTCTCTTGAGGACCAAGGGATTAATTCCCTgggcagaaaggagacagaagatgcAGCTGTGCAGAGGTGACCCACCAGtcacctacagagtgagatggggcagaaacaggcagaaggCACACCAGGAGGGCCTTGGGTGTCAGGCTAACTCATCTGGATGTTGATCTCCAGGAAATGGGTGCTCTGCTTGCTGACTGAGATGCCCTGCCTTCTCCAGGCCCTGCAGGACTCACCTTGCCTCACCTCCTTCCCTCTGAGGGCTTGGAGGCATTGAACCTGGTCAGCGGCTGCAGCATGTCACCGAGGTGGCACTGGATGGCCTCACTTGTCCCCCAAACCACTGGCTTCTCCTTTTCCCAGGGACGGTCAGGCAAGGGTCTCTCTACACCTAAGAAGGTGACATGGTCATTAGCCAGGCACAAAACCACTGGAGGGAGCACAGGCTGCCTGCCACAGCCAGCACTCTTCCCACAGTCCCATTGGCTCTCACTGCTGTTGGGAACTGAGTCAGGACCGGGTTGGTGTGTCAGGTACATGGTGCTTACTGAGAGGCCACAAAGCTTCAGGAGCTCAGGCCTCTGCTCCAACAACCTGCCCTTCCAGGACAGCAGATGTTGCTGTCCCTCAGAGAGGGAATTTGGAGGCACAAATTCAAGCAAAGAATGAAGGGCACCTTGTGCATCCAGGAAGTCAGGAGGATGGGTGAAGCACAGTGTAAGCCTTTTGCTTTGGGTGCCTACAGAAAACAGTCTAATGAAATCTACACTGAAGGATTAGTTGGCCTATGGTGACCGGAGCTGTGCTGGTCACTGATGCTGTCTTTATTATTGAACGATTCACTTCCCCAAACGAGCATGTGTCAGTTCTCCCGTGAAACAGGACATTTCCTaaagtttcaattaaaaacaacagcaacaaaaatcccaCCATGCTGTATTAAGAATTTAAGTGTGAAATAAAATATCCAAGCTCTGATTTTAAAACTAGctaaaaaggggctggagagatgtctcagccaCTAAGAACTCAGGCTATTCTTGTCAAGACCCTggctttggtccccagcattcTCATGgagtctcacaaccacctgtaactccagttccaaggaatccaagacaatcttctggcctctgtggtcaccaggcattcatgtggtgcacattcatatatgcatgcaaaacacccattcacaggaaaaacaaaatgtgtgtttGTAGAATATGTAAAATCAAACCTGTCCAAATATAACTATTGGAAATGGAGGAGGGCTACTCCAGGATCACATAACATGTTATACAAATCTTTACATTTGGATAATCTGGAAAATGTCTAtgatacattttcatttattgctatttattaaaaacaaagaatcctTAAAATAGCAGTATTTTAATACCTCCCCATTAAATAGGAATCCACAAGTCCAGCACTACAGGAAATGGTAACAGAAATGGGGGCTTGGTCCAGGTTGCTGGGAGCTACTGAAAACCTGGGTGGGATGGTGAGGCAGGTGATGTGCGGACACGCAGGGATATAGCCAAAAGTGAAGAACTC
Proteins encoded:
- the LOC143270443 gene encoding LOW QUALITY PROTEIN: serine/threonine-protein kinase PLK1-like (The sequence of the model RefSeq protein was modified relative to this genomic sequence to represent the inferred CDS: inserted 2 bases in 2 codons) codes for the protein MSTSQPPENQGPGRCSSPCPSGRPTVEIPEVLVDPLSRHQYVRGHFLSKGGFAKCFEISDPDTKEVFTGKVVPKSLLLMPLQKEMSTEISIPRSLTHEHVLGFHSVFEDSDFVFVNLELCRDRVGFSAAGLGRSHRKLSGKGSFWSAPYTKAISHINPMAASLIQKMLQTEPTACPTIHKLLNDEFFTFGYIPACPHITCLTIPPRFSVAPSNLDQAPISVTISCVERPLPDRPWEKEKPVVWGTSEAIQCHLGDMLQPLTRFNASKPSEGRRGWPNQCYVSIPEEAEDPACIPIYWVSQWVDQSMKYGLGCQLCDNSTGALFNDSACLVHYNDGDSLQYIVHDGMESHXTMSSHPNSLMKKFTLLQHFRSYMSEHLQKAGANTTPQEGDELARCPTXKLLRTSHAIVLHLSNGTIQIDFFQDHTKLILCPLMAAVTSINKNRDFHTYCLSLLEEYGCCQDLGRQLCPAHTMVDRLLRVYLQQTRGRLLGLCPLGWCPFTLQALPGTALLGFQDCCTCTVLHWPLYMGLVGEGVTV